In Brachypodium distachyon strain Bd21 chromosome 2, Brachypodium_distachyon_v3.0, whole genome shotgun sequence, one genomic interval encodes:
- the LOC100844969 gene encoding uncharacterized protein LOC100844969 — protein MEVQMAAAHLSQQQQQQQQKAANQLARTFTRLLRRKRADAAAARAEAAPACVAGDDDYERSMDDAPTTIPSLSKLKLSGNLAAAYSLDAFFRNAAEKKGAVGQQQHHASPAPDAAADSLLASLFAGVSAVKAAYAQLQLAQFPYDAEAIQSADAAVVSELTRLSDTKRRFLKDPVAAARDAAASGNTPLSAHAEEQRHLLKTYQITARKLESEFRARDADLERARGSLAAELRAERAMEVRLHPGRTLASLDELHVSGLNPTHFLTALRHAVKSIRSFSKSMLTSMQAAGWDLTAAAAAVHPGVPLRRAGDAKFVFESYVAMKMFANFHRRDFNFSFLDEREFYERRRFFEEFTELKAAPAGVFLDARNARWGGFGKFLRAKYLSLVHARMETAFFGRQEQRGIVSAGPGFPESAWFAEFAEMARRVWLLHCLFFAFDGGDEEDGASIFQVRTGARFAEVYMESVNDGRTEDAFSAAAAAEDRAVGFTVVPGFRVGRTVIQCRVYLSPRPGRRP, from the coding sequence ATGGAGGTGCAAATGGCGGCCGCGCACCTgtctcagcagcagcagcaacagcagcagaagGCGGCGAACCAGCTGGCCCGCACCTTCACCCGGCTGCTGCGCCGGAAGCGcgccgacgcggcggcggcgagggcggaggcggcgccggcgtgtGTCGCCGGGGACGACGACTACGAGAGGTCCATGGACGACGCGCCCACCACCATTCCGTCGCTGAGCAAGCTCAAGTTGTCGGGGAACCTGGCCGCGGCCTATTCCCTGGACGCCTTCTTCCGGAACGCTGCGGAGAAGAAGGGCGCCGtgggccagcagcagcaccacgcgTCGCCCGCGCCTGACGCCGCCGCGGACTCCCTCCTCGCGAGCCTATTCGCCGGCGTCTCCGCGGTGAAGGCGGCGTACGCGCAGCTGCAGCTCGCGCAGTTCCCCTACGACGCGGAGGCGATCCAgtccgccgacgccgccgtggtGTCCGAGCTCACCAGGCTCTCCGACACCAAGCGGCGGTTCCTCAAGGACCCCGTCGCCGCGGCCagggacgccgccgcctccgggaACACGCCCCTCTCGGCTcacgccgaggagcagcggcaCCTCCTCAAGACGTACCAGATCACGGCCCGCAAGCTGGAGTCGGAGTTCCGCGCTAGGGACGCCGACCTCGAGCGCGCCAGGGGAtccctcgccgccgagctccgcgCCGAGCGCGCCATGGAGGTTCGCCTCCACCCGGGCCGCACCCTCGCCTCCCTCGACGAGCTCCACGTCTCCGGCCTCAACCCGACCCACTTCCTCACCGCCCTGCGCCACGCCGTGAAATCGATCCGCTCCTTCTCCAAGTCGATGCTCACCTCGATGCAGGCGGCCGGGTGGGATCtcacggccgcggccgccgccgtgcatCCGGGCGTGCCGCTGCGCCGGGCCGGGGACGCCAAGTTCGTCTTCGAGTCCTACGTCGCCATGAAGATGTTCGCCAATTTCCACCGGCGGGACTTCAACTTCAGCTTCCTGGACGAGCGGGAGTTCTACGAGCGGCGCCGGTTCTTCGAGGAGTTCACGGAGCTCAAGGCCGCGCCGGCCGGGGTCTTCCTCGACGCGCGGAACGCCCGGTGGGGCGGGTTCGGCAAGTTCCTGCGCGCCAAGTACCTGTCGCTCGTGCACGCGAGGATGGAGACGGCGTTCTTCGGGAGACAGGAGCAGCGGGGCATCGTCAGCGCCGGGCCAGGGTTCCCGGAGAGCGCCTGGTTCGCCGAGTTCGCGGAGATGGCGCGCCGCGTGTGGCTGCTGCATTGCCTCTTCTTCGCcttcgacggcggcgacgaggaggacggggCGTCCATCTTCCAGGTGCGCACCGGGGCGAGGTTCGCGGAGGTGTACATGGAGAGCGTCAATGACGGGCGGACGGAGGACGCCTtctctgccgctgccgccgccgaggatcGCGCCGTCGGGTTCACGGTAGTGCCGGGGTTCAGAGTGGGACGGACGGTGATCCAATGCCGCGTCTACCTCTCGCCGCGGCCGGGACGACGGCCGTGA